From the Cryptomeria japonica chromosome 2, Sugi_1.0, whole genome shotgun sequence genome, one window contains:
- the LOC131032503 gene encoding uncharacterized protein LOC131032503 has product MPKKDEAWKYTEDFIGRQKNQTKCFFCKEINFGGINRFKYHIAGIPGHDIEVCKLQTPEAKRFCYVQLETHEQEKLTKKRQLEELSAIGSHAPTSASASASASASTSVGCVGEGSSMPPFHPSAFASASASASASASTSTPPGGTITFGPRVRKSRLDSYFVPRSTPGAQPSLEGMGWNKEVHDAARKQICKFWYFCNIPFIAARSPYWQGMVDSITICGAGFKAPTDAELSGPLLLQMVEDMKVELEDHRQSWREKGCTIMTDGWTDRRNRTLLNFLVSCGGSTMFLKSIDASSHVKNATYLCEAIEEVIQEVGEENVVQVVTDNAASYVAAGKLLMERHPKIFWSPCAAHCLDLMLEDIGKLEWVKSIVERAKYISKFIYNHALVLSIMRQYTGQKELARPGITRFASNFLTLKSLIKSKAALRRMFVGEEWTSSSYATTTAGIDVVNCIFDESGFWTPCGETVQVTEPLVVLLRVVDGEKPSMGYIYEGMDRAKEAIRSIYAGDEDKYGPIWEIIDRRWQNQLHRPIHAAAYYLNPAFRFRDDFKADEEVLSGLYTVVQKLCTDGTASRTTLQLDKYNNREGAIFSSSMCIEARTQLQPDRWWQMFGPSTPNLQKIAIRILSQPCSASGCERNWSMFEHIHSKRRNRLSVERLNDLVFVHYNLRLRTRQILDTDSSPITLAEIDPESEWITESTDPVFTEEDHEWVDQADREAEAVAMAEEEDRARSGIGTSQAETMASQSSRTYLRRICRRQTDYSEAQD; this is encoded by the exons atgcCTAAAAAGGATGAGGCTTGGAAATATACTGAAGACTTTATTGgcagacaaaaaaatcaaacaaaatgttttttttgtaaagaaattaattttggtggCATCAATAGATTTAAATACCATATTGCCGGCATACCTGGCCATGATATTGAGGTATGCAAATTACAAACTCCTGAGGCAAAACGTTTCTGTTATGTCCAATTAGAaacacatgaacaagaaaagttaACCAAGAAGAGGCAATTGGAAGAGTTAAGTGCTATTGGCTCCCATGCACCCACATCCGCATCTGCATCCGCATCCGCATCCGCATCCACATCCGTAGGctgtgttggagagggttcttccaTGCCTCCCTTTCACCCTAGTGCTTTTGCTAGTGCTAGTgcttctgctagtgctagtgcttctacttctactcctCCTGGTGGCACTATTACCTTTGGCCCTAGAGTTCGGAAATCCAGGTTGGATAGTTATTTTGTGCCGCGTAGTACTCCTGGGGCACAACCCTCGCTTGAGGgtatgggttggaacaaggaggttcatgatgctgcaagaaaacaaatttgcaagttttggtacttttgcaacattccatttattgcagccag gtctccttattggcaaggcatggTAGATTCCATAACCATTTGTGGTGCGGGGTTTAAAGCCCCTACCGATGCTGAGTTAAGTGGCCCCCTCTTGTTACAAATGGTTGAGGATATGAAAGTTGAGCTAGAGGACCACCGACAGTCTTGGAGAgaaaagggttgcaccatcatgacagatggttggacggataggaggaatagaacactcctaaattttcttgtttcctgcGGAG GATCTACCATGTTCTTGAAATCTATTGATGCTTCCTCACATGTGAAAAATGCCacatacttatgtgaggctattgaggaagtcatacaagaggtgggggaagaaaatgtggtgcaggtggtgacagataatgcagcaagttatgttgctgcag gtaaacttttgatggagaggcacccgaaAATTTTTTGGTCTCCTTGtgcggcccattgccttgacctcatgttggaggatattggtaagcttgaatgggtgaaatcaatagttgaaagggccaaatatatcagcaagtttatctacaatcatgcattggtccttagcattatgaggcaatacacggggcAAAAGGAGTTGGCTCGTCCAGGCATCACGAGGTTTGCCTCAAACTTCCTCACACTGAAATCCTTGATAAAATCAAAGGCGGCTTTGAGgcgtatgtttgttggtgaggagtggacttcctcatcctatgctacaacCACTGCagggatagatgtggtaaattgcatttttgatgagtCAGGTTTTTGGACCCCCTGTGGAGAAACCGTGCAg gtcactgagccccttgtagttctcctacgagttgttgatggggagaagccctctatgggctatatatatgagggtatggatagggccaaggaggccattaggtccatatatgcaggagatgaggataagtatggccccatttgggagattattgataggagatggcagaaccagcttcacaggcccatccatgcagcagcctattacCTCAATCCGGCATTTCGATTCCGTGATGACTTCAAGgcagatgaggaggttcttagtggccTGTATACAGTGGTTCAAAAGTTGTGTACTGATGGCACAGCCTCAAGAACAACGCTCCAGCTGGATAAATATAATAATCGAGAAGGGGCAATCTTCTCAAGCAGCATGTGCATAGAGGCTCGAACACAATTGCAGCCAG atagatggtggcaaatgtttgggccctcaaccccaaaccttcaaaaaattgccatccgtattttgagccagccatgcagtgcttctggatgtgagcgcaattggtcaatgttcgagcacatccattcgaagaggcgtaatagattgtctgtggagaggttgaatgatcttgtttttgttcattacaacctccgtcttaggaccagacagattttggacactgactcctctccgatcacttTAGCGGAGATCGATCCAGAGTCTGAGTGGATCACTGAGTCTACCGATCCCGTCTTCACTGAGGAGGAccatgagtgggttgaccaggcagacagagaggctgaggctgtggctatggcagaggaggaggatagagcacgatccggCATAGGCACCTCACAGGCGGAGACTATGGcttctcagtcatccaggacctaccttagacgcattTGTAGGAGGCAGACAGACTACTCTGAGGCTCAGGATTAg
- the LOC131038083 gene encoding potassium transporter 10: MEQANPMAPSDKGDSSQQPFGKFKPNRESIKFNENIINNNVNAASDWVVVIACFILICLFALQHFGTHRLGFIFAPIVIMWLVCITILGLYNIFTHRFEVYRALSPYYVYKFISHCTRRDWRSLGSILLCMTGSEAMFADLGHFSQSSIKIAFTFMVYPALILAYMGQAAYHLDNHVNGGYSTFHFYECVPDGVRKYVIVIAILASVVGSQAIITGTFSIIHQALAIGCFPRVKVVHTSNTVHGQIYIPEINWILMILTLVVTIGLRNIRYIGNASGLAVISVMLVTTFLMSLVIIICWRKSVIAALVFLILFGSVEILYFSASIFKIDEGAWVPVVFSIIFMTIMCVWHYVKVKKYEFELKNKLSLDWFLKLASSLGMVRVPGIGLIYSELATGIPAIFLHLVTNMPSFHQVLVFVSIKALSVPHVPPEERYLVGRCGPKEHRIYRCIVRYGYCDNHNDHDILEDQLIYNIKEFITSEASDSCSSKFSSPEGNMSIIGTSNLSGIVFAVSNSDETEISGPHHVVKRRKVTFMVPSSPDMDPAVTEELQELLEASESGTVSILGHSRVQAQSGSSLLKRFSINVVYNFLKSNFRGPSMASNVPHATLLDVGMVYSV, translated from the exons ATTGGGTGGTTGTTATTGCATGTTTTATACTGATATGTCTGTTCGCACTGCAACATTTTGGTACACACCGGCTAGGCTTCATTTTTGCACCAATAGTTATAATGTGGCTTGTATGCATTACCATACTTGGCCTGTATAATATTTTCACTCACAGATTTGAAGTTTATCGTGCCCTTTCTCCATATTATGTTTACAAGTTTATAAGCCACTGTACGAGAAGGGATTGGAGATCCTTGGGCAGCATTCTACTTTGTATGACAG GCTCAGAGGCAATGTTTGCAGACCTGGGGCATTTTTCACAGTCATCAATTAAG ATTGCTTTCACTTTTATGGTTTACCCTGCCTTGATATTGGCTTATATGGGTCAAGCAGCTTACCATTTGGACAATCATGTTAACGGTGGTTATTCTACATTTCATTTTTACGAATGTGTGCCTG ATGGTGTAAGAAAATATGTAATAGTAATTGCGATACTTGCCTCAGTAGTTGGCAGTCAAGCAATCATCACAGGGACATTTTCAATCATCCATCAAGCTTTGGCAATAGGCTGCTTTCCTAGAGTAAAAGTTGTCCACACGTCCAACACAGTACATGGGCAGATTTATATTCCTGAAATAAACTGGATTTTGATGATCCTGACTCTTGTTGTCACCATTGGTCTCAGAAACATTAGATACATTGGAAATGCATCTG GTTTGGCTGTCATCAGTGTCATGCTAGTCACTACCTTCCTTATGTCATTAGTAATAATTATATGTTGGCGCAAGAGTGTCATTGCTGCTCTAGTTTTTCTTATCCTTTTTGGATCTGTTGAAATCCTTTACTTTTCAGCTTCAATTTTTAAAATCGATGAAGGTGCCTGGGTACCTGTTGTTTTCTCCATCATCTTCATGACAATTATGTGTGTGTGGCACTATGTGAAGGTCAAAAAGTATGAGTTTGAATTGAAAAACAAACTTTCTCTAGATTGGTTTCTAAAGCTTGCTTCAAGTCTAGGAATGGTTCGAGTTCCTGGCATTGGACTCATATACTCGGAACTTGCCACTGGAATACCTGCAATATTTCTACACTTAGTGACAAATATGCCCTCATTCCATCAGGTGCTTGTCTTTGTCTCCATCAAGGCACTCTCAGTACCCCATGTCCCTCCGGAGGAAAGATATCTTGTTGGCCGCTGTGGGCCAAAAGAACACAGAATATACAGATGTATCGTTCGATATGGATATTGTGATAACCACAATGATCATGATATCCTTGAGGATCAACTTATTTATAACATCAAAGAATTCATTACTTCAGAAGCATCAGACTCATGTTCCAGCAAGTTTTCTTCACCAGAAGGAAATATGAGTATTATTGGAACTTCAAACTTGTCAGGGATTGTCTTTGCTGTCTCTAACAGTGATGAAACAGAAATAAGTGGACCTCATCATGTAGTAAAAAGAAGAAAAGTAACCTTTATGGTGCCTAGCAGCCCTGACATGGATCCTGCTGTAACAGAGGAGCTACAAGAACTTTTGGAGGCCAGTGAATCTGGGACTGTCTCCATACTGGGTCACTCTCGTGTGCAGGCACAAAGTGGTTCAAGTTTACTCAAGCGATTTTCTATTAATGTGGTATATAACTTTCTTAAATCAAATTTCAGAGGGCCATCAATGGCATCGAATGTTCCCCATGCTACTCTTTTGGATGTTGGCATGGTTTATTCTGTTTGA